The following are encoded together in the Humulus lupulus chromosome 5, drHumLupu1.1, whole genome shotgun sequence genome:
- the LOC133834100 gene encoding probable disease resistance protein At4g19060 — translation MFKIPKTFPRFGRKGGSTSKPITRGEQGKTQNEKPPHDEKAESTQKYDVEILWTSTKSTHNLKVYGLENEILALEKIFERHENENENEDDNQLKVVGIVGTRGVGKTKLCEEYFNLLGKPEKNGEKVFVPRIWVSTSIIRNDKDRKKRTVKEEEMNLSVIVEEMLESLGVDTDDIVPNDSSRYDHLEVLLYLLHLQLIGKRYLIVLDDLTLFPVDDACKLATNLPKGYKGTIMVTSREEEIVKRMARDERDVHRFLPLSDPQSLWLIFKDAVEQGVKDEGIPDHDFDWEKETEEELRRKCYDEIVLGGKKIYVEKLIEKTVISKCNGIPLAAKLMAKTMSKNIKKFIDENEKNKQLPRKVSQMDNNSKDDDNPKTEEQHETINNSSKDDDTHDESMKRP, via the coding sequence ATGTTCAAAATACCAAAGACATTTCCCCGTTTTGGGAGAAAGGGTGGCAGCACTTCAAAACCGATCACGCGAGGAGAACAGGGAAAAACCCAAAACGAGAAGCCGCCGCATGACGAAAAAGCAGAAAGCACGCAAAAATACGATGTGGAAATTCTTTGGACGTCGAcaaaatcaacacacaacctcAAGGTTTACGGGTTGGAGAACGAAATATTGGCCTTGGAAAAGATTTTCGAGCGACATGAAAACGAAAACGAAAACGAAGACGACAATCAATTAAAGGTCGTCGGTATCGTCGGGACACGTGGCGTCGGCAAAACAAAACTTTGCGAAGAGTATTTCAATCTTTTGGGAAAGCCAGAGAAGAACGGCGAAAAGGTATTCGTTCCGAGGATTTGGGTCTCCACGTCGATTATCAGAAACGACAAAGACCGTAAGAAAAGGACAGTGAAGGAGGAGGAAATGAATTTGTCAGTAATAGTGGAGGAAATGTTGGAGAGTCTTGGAGTTGATACAGACGACATCGTACCAAATGATTCTAGCAGATATGATCATCTTGAAGTGCTTCTCTATCTTCTTCACCTCCAACTAATAGGGAAGAGGTATCTAATTGTTCTTGACGATCTAACCCTATTTCCTGTTGACGACGCTTGTAAACTTGCAACTAATTTGCCGAAGGGTTACAAAGGAACGATTATGGTGACGAGTAGGGAAGAGGAAATAGTGAAGAGGATGGCTAGGGACGAGCGAGACGTGCACCGTTTTCTGCCCTTATCGGATCCCCAAAGCTTGTGGTTGATATTTAAAGACGCCGTTGAACAGGGCGTTAAAGATGAAGGAATACCAGATCACGATTTCGATTGGGAAAAAGAAACTGAAGAAGAGCTTAGAAGGAAATGTTATGATGAGATAGTATTAGGTGGGAAAAAAATTTATGTGGAGAAATTGATAGAAAAGACGGTTATAAGCAAGTGTAATGGGATTCCTTTGGCTGCAAAATTGATGGCGAAAACTATGAGTAAGAATATTAAGAAATTCATAGATGAGAACGAGAAGAATAAGCAGCTGCCGAGGAAAGTTTCTCAGATGGACAATAACAGCAAGGATGATGATAATCCGAAAACAGAAGAACAGCACGAAACCATTAATAACAGCAGCAAAGACGATGATACTCATGATGAAAGTATGAAACGACCCTGA
- the LOC133780179 gene encoding uncharacterized protein LOC133780179 has translation MDHEHGMGATEGSCSNKYEQEMAQLRAVVNRQAEQIEKLLAEQRQRQAPTPPTETPTPPQAPPPQAPPAVHPMEPLYERFRKQRPPVFEGSTDPLDAQDWKSSLEDIFEFMQLSDREKVSCAAHTLKKDAKFWWEVVKQTREVNQMTWAEFELVFNEKFYNEAVLTAKVSEFTRLQHGNLSVAEYARTFDRLAKFAPDLVNTETSRVNRFLEGLQPELARDVDMGRTGPLSYAQAVEKALRAEHREEKITKAKAATSMPRRDTPFNKEQSRFHNDNKRGAQNFQFRQGQNKKFKGGQQNRQPGFQQMPRCQTCGKNHFGECRLLTKSCFKCGKADHFIKDCPLMKNQQMKDEPQRTNARVFTITRADADTNNSVVSGDIFASGILTHALIDSGATHSFASLTYVKRLGRSCEKLSEVFSTMLPSGEILYSTHWLRGVPICIDGRELYADLIMLEMADYEVILGMDWLSKYNATIDCRRKTVIFKPSEEDEFMFTGATSKSCIPLISAMKAMRLLESGCVGYLASVVDTYKEQKLKPEDVPVVRDFLEVFPEDLPGLPPDREIEFVIELLPGTAPVSKAPYRMAPAELKELKIQLQELLDKKFIRPSFSPWGAPVLFVKKKDGTMRMCIDYRELNKLTIKNKYPLPRIDDLFDQLQGRGVFSKIDLRSGYHQLKIREEDVPKTAFRTRYGHYEFLVMPFGLTNAPAAFMDLMNRVFKDYLDKFVIVFIDDILVYSRSQEEHEEHLRLTLEKLKEKQLYAKFKKCEFWLEKVAFLGHIV, from the coding sequence ATGGATCATGAACATGGTATGGGGGCTACTGAAGGCTCTTGCAGCAATAAATATGAACAAGAAATGGCTCAACTTCGAGCGGTGGTGAATAGACAGGCTGAACAAATTGAGAAGTTGTTAGCAGAACAACGACAAAGGCAAGCACCAACACCACCTACTGAAACTCCAACACCTCCACAAGCTCCACCTCCACAAGCTCCACCTGCAGTGCACCCCATGGAACCATTATATGAACGGTTCCGAAAACAACGCCCACCAGTATTTGAAGGTAGCACTGACCCACTTGACGCACAAGACTGGAAGAGTTCTTTAGAAGACATCTTTGAGTTCATGCAACTAAGTGACAGGGAAAAAGTTTCTTGTGCTGCACATACACTTAAAAAGGATGCTAAgttctggtgggaagtggttaaGCAGACTAGAGAAGTGAATCAGATGACTTGGGCAGAATTTGAACTGGTCTTCAATGAGAAGTTTTATAATGAAGCTGTGTTGACTGCCAAAGTAAGTGAGTTCACTAGATTGCAACATGGGAATCTATCAGTGGCTGAGTACGCCAGGACATTTGAccggttagccaagtttgcaccagacttgGTTAACACTGAAACTAGTAGAGTGAATCGCTTCCTGGAGGGTCTACAACCAGAATTGGCTAGAGATGTAGATATGGGACGTACAGGGCCTCTTTCTTATGCTCAGGCTgtggagaaagctttgagagctgaacacagagaagaaaaaataacaaaagctAAAGCTGCTACTAGCATGCCTCGTAGAGACACTCCATTCAACAAAGAACAAAGCCGCTTTCACAATGACAACAAAAGAGGGGCCCAGAATTTTCAATTTAGACAAGGACAGAATAAGAAATTTAAAGGAGGTCAGCAAAACAGGCAACCTGGATTCCAACAAATGCCACGATGTCAAACTTGTGGAAAGAATCATTTCGGGGAGTGCAGGCTTCTAACTAAGAGCTGCTTCAAATGTGGCAAGGCGGATCATTTTATCAAAGATTGTCCATTGATGAAGAACCAACAAATGAAGGATGAACCTCAGAGGACAAATGCTAGGGTGTTCACGATTACTCGGGCTGATGCTGATACCAACAACTCTGTTGTGTCAGGTGATATTTTTGCATCTGGTATTCTCACTCATGCATTAATAGATTCAGGTGCCACGCATTCATTTGCATCATTGACATATGTAAAAAGGTTGGGTAGATCGTGTGAAAAATTGTCAGAagtttttagtacaatgttaccatcTGGAGAGATTCTGTATTCTACTCATTGGTTGAGGGGGGTTCCTATTTgcattgatggtagggaattatatgCTGATCTAATAATGTTAGAGATGGCCGATTATGaggtgattttgggtatggattggctttcaaagtataatgccactattgattgtagaaggaaaacAGTGATATTTAAGCCTTCAGAGGAAGATGAGTTTATGTTTACTGGAGCGACATCAAAAAGTTGCATTCCATTAATTTCTGCTATGAAGGCCATGCGACTGTTGGAAAGTGGATGTGTGGGTTATCTCGCTAGTGTGGTTGACACGTATAAGGAGCAAAAGTTAAAACCGGAAGATGTACCGGTAGTTAGAGATTTCTTagaagtatttccagaagatttaccgggattgcctccagacagagaaattgaatttgtgattgagctACTTCCTGGTACAGCCCCTGTGTCcaaggcaccttatagaatggcaccagcagaactaaaggaattaaagatacagttgcaagaactcctggataaaaagtttatcaggcctagtttttcaccatggggagctccggtgctatttgtgaagaaaaaggatgggacgatgcgaatgtgtattgattatagagaattgaacaagttgacaatcaagaataagtatccacttcctagaattgatgatctttttgatcaattacaaggaagaggagtgttttcaaagattgatttgagatctgggtatcatcaattaaagattagagaagaggatgtaccaaagaccgcatttcgaactcggtatggccattatgagttccttgtgatgccatttggattaactaatgctccagctgcattcatggacttgatgaacagggtgtttaaggactaCCTTGATAAGTTTGTAatagtgtttattgatgatatcttggtgtattctcgatcccaagaagaacatgaggaacatttgaggttgacgttggagaaattaaaagaaaaacaactctatgccaaatttaagaaatgtgaattttggctagagaaggtggcatttttgggccatatagtc